Proteins encoded in a region of the Isosphaeraceae bacterium EP7 genome:
- a CDS encoding thioredoxin-like domain-containing protein — translation MIAKRAWAGMTLGAAALLASLVYSSLAQPRAQAQEEMKPSLEGGLGWINVGGPIHMDDLRGKIVLLDFWTYCCINCHHILPDLARLEAKYPDELVVIGVHTAKFPAERETENIRKKVAEFRIKHPVVNDANQVIWNRFGVQSWPTLVLLDATGKYVGYVSGEGNYDVLDKVIGKLAEKHKKAGELSDAKLVFQPESDRPSGGPLLYPGKVLADTPGNRLFVADTGHNRIVVLDLEGKAIATYGTGEEGLSDGKYGEAKFNRPQGMALVGETLYVADTENHAIRAIDLTTKSVKTVAGNGEQSNRREGGGPGTATGLNSPWDVLLIPGTDTLAVAMAGPHQIWKYDIKTEEVSVWAGNGRENIADGPVQSAEFAQPSGLATDGKYLFVADSEVSGVRSIGLAGDNKDKVDRIAGVGLFGFGDVDGIGKEVRLQHCLGLAYADGKLYIADTYNNKIKVSDPKTKSVQTFVGAVKPGLSDTPPRFDEPGGLSVGGKILYVADTNNHRIRAIDLATKEVTTLALAGLEAPKLKPRKPSFANPTEATLPLAKLKPGKSLKVSITLPIPEGFKLGPEAPVVYLAETPGAEDALKGEVTTSGGRIEPAKSEFSLDLPLTEELEVGKTLTLKLSVGALVCKQGGSEGLCIPKSYVWTVPVEFAEDGEETVTISPAK, via the coding sequence ATGATCGCGAAGAGAGCCTGGGCGGGCATGACTCTGGGCGCCGCGGCGCTGCTGGCGTCGCTGGTGTACAGCTCCCTGGCACAACCCAGGGCGCAGGCGCAGGAGGAGATGAAGCCCTCGCTGGAGGGGGGACTCGGCTGGATCAACGTCGGCGGGCCGATCCACATGGACGACCTGCGCGGCAAGATCGTGCTCCTGGACTTCTGGACTTATTGCTGCATTAACTGCCACCACATCCTGCCGGATCTGGCCCGGCTTGAGGCGAAATACCCCGACGAGCTGGTCGTCATCGGCGTCCACACGGCCAAGTTCCCGGCCGAGCGCGAGACGGAGAACATCCGCAAGAAAGTGGCCGAGTTCCGGATCAAGCACCCAGTTGTCAACGACGCCAATCAGGTGATCTGGAACCGGTTCGGCGTGCAGAGCTGGCCCACCCTGGTCTTGCTCGACGCCACCGGCAAGTACGTCGGCTACGTCAGCGGCGAGGGCAATTACGACGTCCTGGACAAGGTGATCGGCAAGCTCGCGGAGAAGCACAAGAAGGCGGGGGAGCTCAGCGACGCGAAGCTGGTCTTCCAGCCCGAGAGCGACCGGCCCTCCGGCGGGCCCTTGCTCTACCCCGGCAAGGTGCTGGCCGACACGCCCGGCAATCGCCTGTTCGTCGCCGACACGGGCCACAACCGGATCGTGGTGCTGGACCTCGAAGGCAAGGCGATCGCCACCTACGGAACGGGCGAGGAAGGGCTCTCGGACGGCAAGTACGGCGAGGCCAAGTTCAACCGGCCGCAGGGCATGGCCCTGGTGGGCGAGACCCTCTACGTGGCCGACACCGAGAACCACGCGATCCGCGCGATTGACCTGACAACCAAGTCGGTCAAGACGGTGGCGGGCAACGGCGAGCAGTCGAACCGGCGCGAAGGCGGGGGCCCCGGCACCGCGACCGGCCTGAACAGCCCCTGGGACGTCCTGCTGATCCCGGGAACCGACACCCTGGCCGTGGCGATGGCCGGCCCGCACCAGATCTGGAAGTATGACATCAAGACCGAGGAGGTCAGCGTCTGGGCGGGCAACGGCCGCGAGAACATCGCCGACGGCCCCGTCCAGAGTGCCGAGTTCGCGCAGCCGAGCGGCCTGGCGACCGACGGCAAGTACCTCTTCGTGGCCGACTCCGAGGTCTCCGGCGTCCGCTCGATCGGACTGGCCGGCGACAACAAGGACAAGGTCGACCGGATCGCGGGGGTGGGCCTCTTCGGCTTCGGCGACGTCGACGGCATCGGCAAGGAAGTCCGCCTCCAGCACTGCCTGGGCCTGGCCTACGCCGACGGCAAGCTGTACATCGCCGACACCTACAACAACAAGATCAAGGTCTCCGACCCCAAGACCAAGTCGGTCCAGACCTTCGTGGGAGCCGTGAAGCCCGGCCTCTCCGACACCCCGCCGCGCTTCGACGAGCCGGGCGGCCTGAGCGTCGGCGGCAAGATCCTCTACGTGGCCGACACCAACAACCACCGGATCCGCGCCATCGACCTGGCCACCAAGGAAGTCACCACCCTGGCCCTCGCCGGCCTTGAAGCCCCCAAGCTCAAGCCCCGCAAGCCCTCCTTCGCCAACCCAACCGAGGCCACCCTTCCCCTGGCGAAGCTGAAGCCCGGCAAGTCGTTGAAAGTTAGCATCACCCTGCCCATCCCCGAGGGCTTCAAGCTGGGCCCCGAGGCCCCCGTCGTCTACCTGGCCGAGACCCCCGGCGCCGAAGACGCCCTGAAGGGCGAAGTCACCACGAGCGGAGGCCGCATCGAGCCCGCCAAGAGCGAGTTCAGCCTCGACCTGCCCCTGACCGAGGAGCTAGAGGTCGGCAAGACGCTAACCCTGAAGCTGTCCGTCGGTGCCCTCGTCTGCAAGCAAGGCGGCAGCGAGGGGTTGTGCATCCCCAAGAGCTACGTCTGGACCGTGCCCGTGGAGTTTGCGGAAGACGGTGAGGAGACGGTGACAATTTCGCCGGCGAAGTGA